In [Leptolyngbya] sp. PCC 7376, a genomic segment contains:
- a CDS encoding radical SAM/SPASM domain-containing protein produces MTLLAKKTSFWKTLRLKWFLATHAVDCSVDFVSILYKIYLNHDKIIHFRDGYPVYSLSTPALFSKPAAHFISRALYKTIQNRNLPNMMSFAVNDVCNATCEHCSFFQGVEEAGRPILSLQESQKFIQDAQELGVSVINFVGGEPLMRSDLPEIIQSVDKDLSTTVVFTNGWYLEARVKELKKAGLDSIYVSLDAANFEKHDRFRGKEGLFEQAIRGLKKAKELGFSVGISCTITPEAYANDEWRLLIELGKKLGIHEILIFDALPTGRYDQRDDLVDSGDWVEAMIQSAKYYNQRDEYPGVTFYSYGTSHRSVGCACGTSYFYMSPYGDMMSCDFNHAKFGNILEEPLWKVWQRLSTLPDFCQAKWGGCKIKDKDYRNTESVCGSHKESRPLTRS; encoded by the coding sequence ATGACTTTACTTGCCAAAAAAACTTCGTTTTGGAAAACGTTGCGCCTGAAATGGTTTCTTGCGACCCATGCTGTTGATTGCAGTGTTGACTTTGTTTCAATTCTCTACAAAATCTATTTAAATCACGATAAAATCATCCATTTCCGCGACGGATATCCTGTCTATTCATTATCAACACCTGCTTTATTTAGTAAGCCCGCTGCACATTTTATTTCTCGTGCTCTATATAAGACAATCCAGAATCGTAATCTCCCCAATATGATGAGTTTTGCGGTGAATGATGTCTGTAATGCTACTTGCGAACACTGTAGTTTTTTCCAAGGAGTGGAAGAAGCCGGTCGCCCAATTTTATCTCTTCAAGAGTCTCAAAAGTTTATTCAAGATGCTCAGGAATTAGGAGTTTCTGTAATTAATTTTGTTGGTGGTGAGCCATTAATGCGGAGCGATTTGCCAGAGATTATTCAGTCTGTGGATAAGGATTTATCTACGACTGTTGTCTTTACAAACGGTTGGTATTTAGAAGCAAGAGTAAAGGAACTGAAAAAGGCTGGTCTTGATAGTATTTATGTCAGTCTTGATGCAGCAAACTTTGAAAAGCATGACCGATTTCGTGGCAAAGAAGGATTGTTTGAGCAAGCTATTCGGGGTCTAAAAAAAGCGAAAGAGCTTGGTTTCTCAGTTGGAATATCCTGCACAATTACTCCAGAAGCTTATGCAAATGATGAGTGGCGATTGCTAATTGAATTAGGTAAGAAATTAGGTATTCATGAAATATTGATCTTCGATGCTTTGCCAACAGGACGCTATGACCAACGAGATGATTTAGTGGACTCTGGTGATTGGGTTGAGGCGATGATCCAATCCGCAAAATATTATAATCAACGCGATGAATATCCGGGTGTGACCTTTTATTCGTATGGAACAAGTCACCGGAGTGTAGGCTGTGCTTGCGGAACAAGTTACTTTTATATGTCCCCTTATGGAGACATGATGTCCTGCGATTTTAACCATGCCAAATTTGGCAATATTCTCGAAGAACCACTTTGGAAAGTTTGGCAAAGATTGAGTACGTTACCAGATTTTTGTCAGGCTAAATGGGGTGGTTGCAAAATCAAAGATAAAGACTATCGTAATACTGAAAGTGTGTGTGGTAGTCATAAAGAGTCTCGCCCTTTAACAAGATCTTGA
- a CDS encoding sodium:solute symporter, with protein MGTLDWLIVAIYGGIVIAIGLAASRKQSNTDEYFRGSRQLPWWAVGLSIIATSFSAASLLGGPGQGYNHGFLWLQLQLGDLLGYGLVIALFLPFFVGLNLTTAYEYLEKRFDAKTRSLGSFCFLLFVISRLGALLYGASLVVATVTGIPLAIAILIVGIVSIAYTVTGGITAVVWTDVLQFGMIFIGIGAGIWAAIHGVDGGFGALWQAAGEGDKLSVINLSWEPKNIYSLPTALFGYGIFAFAVAGTNQQSVQRYVSCADVPSARNAILVGWFSGFIGVAATLLLGVLLFGFYSLNTGLPEAVTGDKILPFFIVNQVPAGASGLLVAAIFAAAMSSIDSALHSVSTCMTVDFYDRYFAKNSKLDSLTVAKLLIVVWGILGILSAFYVASTEEDLLPFLVTYSAIFLGPLLGIFLMGVLLPRINANGAFYGTVVAVILIVIGTETEVLNNLGIWRSALTVPTAILLGYGISLFGGIPPRRSLKGLTLWTKEPEFKPIGRPGLGDDDDDEEYDY; from the coding sequence ATGGGCACGCTCGATTGGCTAATCGTCGCGATTTATGGAGGTATTGTTATTGCCATTGGTCTCGCTGCAAGCCGCAAGCAAAGCAATACTGACGAATATTTTCGTGGGTCGCGGCAACTACCGTGGTGGGCGGTAGGCCTTTCGATTATTGCGACATCTTTCTCAGCAGCATCTCTCCTCGGCGGCCCAGGGCAAGGTTATAACCACGGTTTTCTTTGGCTCCAACTGCAATTGGGGGATCTGTTGGGTTATGGCTTAGTCATTGCGCTATTTTTGCCATTTTTTGTTGGGCTAAATTTGACGACGGCCTACGAATATCTCGAAAAACGTTTTGACGCGAAAACTCGATCCCTCGGCTCTTTTTGTTTTCTATTATTCGTAATTTCTCGACTCGGCGCACTACTCTATGGAGCCTCTCTTGTTGTTGCCACTGTCACCGGAATACCTCTGGCGATCGCCATCCTGATTGTAGGAATTGTGTCCATCGCTTATACCGTCACCGGTGGAATTACCGCCGTTGTTTGGACGGATGTGTTGCAGTTCGGCATGATTTTTATCGGCATTGGCGCAGGGATCTGGGCAGCAATTCATGGTGTTGACGGTGGCTTTGGCGCGTTATGGCAGGCCGCAGGTGAAGGCGACAAACTTTCTGTAATTAATCTCTCTTGGGAACCCAAAAATATTTATTCTTTGCCCACAGCCCTCTTCGGCTACGGTATTTTTGCATTCGCAGTCGCAGGAACGAACCAACAATCTGTTCAGCGGTACGTTTCTTGTGCTGATGTCCCCTCCGCTCGCAACGCCATTTTAGTGGGATGGTTTTCTGGATTTATCGGCGTTGCCGCGACATTACTATTGGGGGTTTTGCTGTTCGGTTTCTACTCGTTAAATACAGGTTTACCCGAAGCCGTGACGGGGGACAAAATCTTACCTTTCTTCATCGTTAATCAAGTCCCGGCTGGCGCATCAGGCCTTTTAGTAGCAGCAATTTTTGCAGCGGCAATGTCATCTATCGACTCAGCCTTACATTCCGTCTCCACTTGTATGACGGTCGATTTTTATGATCGATATTTTGCAAAAAACAGTAAACTCGATTCCCTCACCGTCGCCAAACTTTTAATTGTTGTTTGGGGCATCCTCGGTATTCTCTCGGCGTTTTATGTCGCCTCCACCGAAGAAGATTTGCTGCCCTTCTTGGTAACCTACTCAGCCATTTTCTTGGGACCATTACTGGGAATCTTTTTGATGGGAGTTTTGTTACCTCGCATCAATGCAAATGGTGCATTTTACGGCACGGTGGTCGCAGTCATCCTAATTGTGATCGGTACAGAAACAGAGGTGTTGAATAATCTCGGGATTTGGCGCTCGGCTTTAACGGTGCCCACGGCGATTTTACTCGGTTACGGTATTTCTTTATTTGGTGGCATTCCGCCTCGGCGATCGCTTAAAGGTTTAACACTTTGGACAAAAGAGCCTGAGTTTAAACCGATTGGTCGTCCGGGCCTCGGGGATGATGACGATGACGAGGAGTATGATTATTAG
- a CDS encoding NAD(P)H-quinone oxidoreductase subunit N — MALLTTGKGFVRAVEKSGAVAIYAPLEGGYEGRYVRRLRCSGYKVVNLTARGLGDVAAYLTDYHGVRPAHLGKKDIAGSGAMVGLRAYVPGIATYQLENIPAKSKGIILWIIEGYVLSRQEQEYLVTLTRENPQIKVVIEMGGDRIFSFKPLAETLA, encoded by the coding sequence ATGGCACTTTTGACCACTGGAAAAGGATTTGTTCGTGCGGTAGAGAAGTCCGGAGCAGTAGCAATCTATGCCCCTCTCGAAGGTGGTTATGAAGGTCGCTATGTGCGTCGTTTACGGTGCTCTGGCTACAAAGTCGTTAATCTCACAGCACGTGGTTTAGGCGATGTTGCCGCTTATCTCACCGACTATCATGGCGTTCGTCCTGCTCACTTAGGAAAAAAAGACATTGCTGGCAGCGGTGCAATGGTTGGTTTACGGGCTTATGTTCCCGGTATTGCCACCTACCAACTCGAAAATATCCCCGCTAAAAGCAAAGGCATTATCCTCTGGATTATTGAAGGATATGTACTTTCCCGCCAAGAACAAGAATATTTAGTGACGCTCACACGCGAAAATCCCCAAATTAAAGTGGTAATCGAAATGGGCGGCGATCGCATCTTTAGCTTTAAGCCTCTTGCTGAGACCCTAGCTTAG